From a region of the Salvelinus alpinus chromosome 2, SLU_Salpinus.1, whole genome shotgun sequence genome:
- the LOC139540718 gene encoding submandibular gland secretory Glx-rich protein CA-like, with product MWNNRDQGRESAQDRREPTETRVESQPKTDENSREPTETRVESQPKTDENSREPTETRVESQPKTDENSREPTETRVESQPKTDENSREPTETRVESQPKTDENSREPTETRVESQPKTDENQQRTNRDQGRESAQDRREQQRTNRDQGRESAQDRREPTETRVESQPKTDENSREPTETRVESQPKRDENSREPTETRVESQPKTDENSRDQVESQPKTDENQQRPG from the coding sequence ATGTGGAACAACAGAGACCAGGGTAGAGAGTCAGCCCAAGACAGACGAGAACCAACAGAGACCAGGGTAGAGAGTCAACCCAAGACTGACGAGAACAGCAGAGAACCAACAGAGACCAGGGTAGAGAGTCAGCCCAAGACTGACGAGAACAGCAGAGAACCGACAGAGACAAGGGTAGAGAGTCAGCCCAAGACAGACGAGAACAGCAGAGAACCAACAGAGACCAGGGTAGAGAGTCAGCCCAAGACAGACGAGAACAGCAGAGAACCAACAGAGACCAGGGTAGAGAGTCAGCCCAAGACAGACGAGAACAGCAGAGAACCAACAGAGACCAGGGTAGAGAGTCAACCCAAGACAGACGAGAACCAACAGAGAACCAACAGAGACCAGGGTAGAGAGTCAGCCCAAGACAGACGAGAACAGCAGAGAACCAACAGAGACCAGGGTAGAGAGTCAGCCCAAGACAGACGAGAACCAACAGAGACCAGGGTAGAGAGTCAGCCCAAGACAGACGAGAACAGCAGAGAACCAACAGAGACCAGGGTAGAGAGTCAGCCCAAGAGAGACGAGAACAGCAGAGAACCAACAGAGACCAGGGTAGAGAGTCAACCCAAGACAGACGAGAACAGCAGAGACCAGGTAGAGAGTCAGCCCAAGACAGACGAGAACCAACAGAGACCAGGGTAG